The following nucleotide sequence is from Psilocybe cubensis strain MGC-MH-2018 chromosome 13, whole genome shotgun sequence.
GTCTCCTTGAATCTTCCTGTTCTCcatgaataaaataaaacatacGCTGTCCCACACCAACGATCTGTGACTGGTTCCCattatcttcttcatcaaggaCCCGCTGCCAAAAACCCAATCTGCCTCTCTAACACCGACTTTGGCCTGGAATGACATGTGACGGAGTACTAGCACCGTAGCCTCCCCTCGGACGTACCAAAGCGGACTAGCGGGTTTTAACCAGCTCAAAGTTCGAACGCTGTTACGCGAATGCTGAAACTTCTGAAACGAAGAGAACCATTGCGGTACCTTACCTTTTCGTGGTTTATTTCCCTGGACAATGGGTTTCCCTCTCCCGATGGGCATTTGCCATCGAATGTGGACATAGACCATCGagttcctttcctttcctttccattcCTTTTTTCCCTCCTATACCTCCTGCTGTTTCTTCAAAACCACGGAACATTGAGTTCCCGAACACAATCATTTATATATAACATCCATTCACCAGGACACGCGCCTCCGACCTCCCCCGTGCGTCAGCTCACCCAAAACACGAAGAGCAAAAACTCCATCCGGGATTAAAATCATTATGAAGCGTGCATTGCAGTCTCTTGCAGCGCTCCTCTCCGTGGCGGGCTCAGCACTGGCGAACAGCTCCCCGCTGATCAACAACCCGATCTATATCATCACCAACGCGGAGACACCTTCGCTTTTCCGCCCCGGCTTGTCGCCCATCGGGTTCCAGCGCGCAACGCAATGTTTGCCGCAGGTGAGTGGTGTGCTCAATAGCACTCATGCAGCATTATTTGTCCGGACAATAATAATGACGTCCGACCTATCCTTGGTTTTGCTATCACTCTCGTTCCCGGTGTGAGGGTACAGCTCTTCCAAACGCTGGATATTGGCAAGATTATCATGTGTCCGCGCAACGACGACAGTGCGGTGTGCTTCGAAACACTCGCGACAACGCAGCCCACCGCCGACGCGCTGGGCCTACCCATCGATACCAGCTGGTAATCTCCTCCCATTGCCATATTCCCAACCTCACTTCACCGCCCTAACTGATATTCGAACAGTGGCGCGGATGAGAATACAGACGATAACTGCGTCACCAACCTCGCAAAGAAATTCGCCAAGACGAGCACACAGGCAATTTTGATCGTCTGGGCAAGTCATATCCCCCATCCGCCTCTGCGTTTTGTGATAATTAATTGTCCAAATATCCAGGACTTCGACGAAATTGGTGCCCTGCTCGAGTCAGCACTGGATCTCGACACCGACCCCGCAGACGCCATCGACGGTATCCAGTAAGCAAGAGAACCCCATCTATTTTGAACACAATCCATTCACTTACCGCCGTTCGTATTAACCAAATGTATAGCTTTGACATATTCACCGTTGTGATCAAAGGAAAGATCAAACAAGTCACGTCGCAGAACTGCACCGATATCGACGGCGTTGCACCAGGCACTGCTACCCGACGAGCTATCGCTAGCACTGAGGAGCTATGGAccgaggaggaggtggagaggGAAAATGTTAGTAGGCGCAGGACGGCGAAGAGCAAGAGGAGCTTTTGGTAAATGGCAGAGGCGATAgcagagaagaggaaaagaggaTCTAATCGGCCTTTTCAATCTTCTAAATTGAAAGATTGTAGTTCATACTTATACCCATTTTACTGTCATCTTCCGCTGTTGGGTATGCTGTGAATAATGAATAAAATCAATGCAAGAATTGAGGTCGCAGCAACCCTGTGTTCTGTTCCATGCTTCGACCTCGCTGATTGCGTTTGGCTGCATCAGTGTAAACTTGAAAACAATCAAGGAagttgaaaaagaaaagaagaggttCAGGCACAGAAAGAAATTCTAATCATCACATTCTCCATCATAATCATGGGGTGCATACATGTGCGAGACATtgagcaaagaaaaagaaaattgaaaatgagGATCAAAAAGGATGAAAAGAGATATACagaaggaagaaaatgcaaaaaagaGGGAAGAATAAACCAAAAGCACAACATATGAAATGAATGCCCCAGGTTTACCCGGTCTTGTTCTTGCTTCTCTTTCCGACCTGCGCCTGGAAACCACTCTTGATGGCGTTGACGGAACGTCTACTGCCGCAAGATTCGCATGCCATGAAGAAGATACGGTTCTCCTTTGTGAGAAGGGTGTCAGGCGATTTGCATGTTTTGCAGGTAACATATTCGACTGTGTAAAgtagacgaggaagaagatgaatatAGGAGCAAGTAAAAAAATGTGAGTGTCAGTGAGATATGCGGCAAAAGGAGATAACGCACCCATGTAACGACGAAGGACATTCTCGACTTGTTTCTGTTGGAAACGACCCTTGATGACTAGACGTCCAGCACCGTCAACACTACCTGTTGTACCCATTTCGGCGAAGAGGAATTGGATGACATGTTCGGGCTATCATACAGCGAGAATTAACAAAAAATGAAGCATGTCCCATATTTTGTAGCCTAACGTACCTGACGATGCATCTTTTTGCAGATATCAGTAACATTAGCGAAGATGGATTTCTTATTTCCTTCACGGAAGAGTTGGGGAGGGGCGATGGTGTAGCGTTTCTTGGAGGAGCTTGATAGGAGTGAGGGGTTGGCGGCGTGTAGTGAAGCGTAGAATCGTGTCAGAAGCTAATCGGCCAAATGTGTCAGATCGTCGTACATCTTATAAGCGTTCCTTGGTACTTACCTCCTGATATGTGTAATCACGATCGCTTTTCAGCCATGGCTCATTGCCAGCGTCAAGTCCAACAGGCGCATCACCAGGACGGGCGAATGGATCATCGCCAAgctcttcttcgtcaatGTTGTCGAGATGTGAACCGTCTGGCTCCGggccatcatcatcatcgtcctcaGCACCTTCAGATTTCGACGCCTTGGCTGGCTTGGAGTCGTTGATCTCCTTCTCGAAAGCATCAAGGTCAAAGTTGGCCTTTTTCTTGCTTgacttctttttcttcttcatgtctGAGAAGTCGAGGTCATCGGCAGTGATAGTAGCACTCTCCGCAGGTGCAGCATCTCCAGCTACCTGGGCTGGCGTCGACGTTCCGGAGTCATCGCCCTGCTCCGTTGTGAGATTATCGGCCAAGATAAAAGATTAAATACACGCACGAAATCCATCGGaatctccttcttctttttcttcttcttcatatcGCCAAACATCGCCTTGaagtcttcctcctccttgtCCTTTTTTACGGCCTTAGCCTCAGCCATAAGTTCATGGGCGGTGGTTGGCCCGAGATCGACAGGCTCGCCGCTGATGGTAGTGTTGTCGATGGTCTCGGGTGCTGGTTTTGTGGGATCAGCATCGGCGCCGAGGGGGTCTTCGATAAACACGAcggcctttttctttcttttcttgagGGAAGGGTCAAAAAGCGGTTCCTCTGAAGCCATTTTACAGTCAGTTAGCGAAAAGAGACTGAATTGACCGACTTGATCAATCAGACCAGAGAATCCAAACTCCGCAGGCGTGGGAATAAACAAATGCAAAGCCGAGAGTGCCCGACATCGCTGCCAACGCTGCAAATCACCGTAAAACTCTCCAAAACGAACGATGTCCACGATGCTTGCTCGTCGTTCACTTGCCCGCGCCGCCGTCGTCGCCCAGCCAGCGGCCCTCGGCGCTGCCAGGAACATGGCCACCCTCCGTGAGATTGAGCTGCGCCTCAAGTCCGTCAGGAACATCGAGAAAATCACCAAGGTCCGTGTCGCGTTGGgcttgtcgtcgtcgtcgagctCATTTTTGTCGCGTGCAGTCGATGAAAATGATTGCGTCCACCAAGCTCGCAAAGGCCCAGAGGGCCATGGAGGCCGGCAAGAAGTACGGCGAGGCTAACAAGGGTCCGTGTTCCTTTTATATGGCACAACATCATACACCAAAACATACTTTCAGAGGTCTTCGCTCACGTTCCTTCCGACAAGCCCACACCCAACAAGCTGTTCGTTGTCATCTCCTCCGACAAGGGTCTTTGCGGTGGTATCCACTCTTCCGTCTCTAAGGCCACCCGCAAGGCTTTCGCCGGTGCTGAAGACTCGCCTTTCGTCGGCGTCTCACCCAACGACGCTGCCATTGACGCCACTTCTCCCGTCGTCATTATTGGTGACAAGTCCAAGGGTCAGCTCCAACGCACCCTCGGTGCCAATTACCAGATCACCTTCAACCAGATCGGTCGTGACATTCCTACTTTCGCtgacgccgccgccgtcgcTGACCTCATCGTCCAAAGCGGCATCAAGTACGATGCCGTTGTCCTCGTTTACAACAAGTTCATCAGTCAACTTTCCTACGAACCCGCTATTATGCAAGTGAAGGGAGAGGCAGCTTTGAACGAGTCGGGTGCGTGTTCACATCACTGGCTGACACTCTGGTCCATTGACAGCAGCATTTTCCGCAGATGCCTTCAAGGTTTACGAGAACGAAGACGACGCCACCAAGGACCTCGCTGAGTTCTCTCTTGCCAATGCCATCTACGCCGCTCTTGTCGAAGGACATGCTTGTGAACAGAGCGCTCGGTACGTTCTTCCACCCTATGTTCTAAACGTGGTATATCTGACTTGACTTTTTATCCCTTTCTATATCTGTCACGCAGTCGTACTGCCATGGAGAATGCCTCGAAGAATGCCGGAGAGATGATTGGTACCCTCCAGATGCAGTACAACCGTGGTCGCCAGGCCGCCATCACCAACGAGCTGGTGGATATCATTACTGGTGCGTATTCTCCTTTGTTGTTATTTTTGTGCATACTTTTGGCTTTCTTGTGTTCTTTCTGACGCGTATATTTACTCTCATAGGTGCCAGTGCTCTGTAAGCGGATTCGACTGCACATACAGCATAGATTATCGTACTTCTGCCTGCTTGAGCATCTCGTTCAAATCCAATATATTATCATGGAAACTTCATTGGCCTCTTGGAAGCCTATTGAT
It contains:
- a CDS encoding putative eukaryotic translation initiation factor 2 subunit beta; this translates as MASEEPLFDPSLKKRKKKAVVFIEDPLGADADPTKPAPETIDNTTISGEPVDLGPTTAHELMAEAKAVKKDKEEEDFKAMFGDMKKKKKKKEIPMDFGDDSGTSTPAQVAGDAAPAESATITADDLDFSDMKKKKKSSKKKANFDLDAFEKEINDSKPAKASKSEGAEDDDDDGPEPDGSHLDNIDEEELGDDPFARPGDAPVGLDAGNEPWLKSDRDYTYQELLTRFYASLHAANPSLLSSSSKKRYTIAPPQLFREGNKKSIFANVTDICKKMHRQPEHVIQFLFAEMGTTGSVDGAGRLVIKGRFQQKQVENVLRRYMVEYVTCKTCKSPDTLLTKENRIFFMACESCGSRRSVNAIKSGFQAQVGKRSKNKTG
- a CDS encoding ATP synthase subunit gamma, mitochondrial, yielding MLARRSLARAAVVAQPAALGAARNMATLREIELRLKSVRNIEKITKSMKMIASTKLAKAQRAMEAGKKYGEANKEVFAHVPSDKPTPNKLFVVISSDKGLCGGIHSSVSKATRKAFAGAEDSPFVGVSPNDAAIDATSPVVIIGDKSKGQLQRTLGANYQITFNQIGRDIPTFADAAAVADLIVQSGIKYDAVVLVYNKFISQLSYEPAIMQVKGEAALNESDAFKVYENEDDATKDLAEFSLANAIYAALVEGHACEQSARRTAMENASKNAGEMIGTLQMQYNRGRQAAITNELVDIITGASAL